The sequence below is a genomic window from Zootoca vivipara chromosome 9, rZooViv1.1, whole genome shotgun sequence.
TTGGCATagaaagcaaacatttttttgagCTTTATCTTCACTACCGTTTGTTGAAGCTGAAACCTGATACATCCCACATACAAGCTAAATATAAGTCTGAAAGCATCGTAGTAATATGGGCAATGCTAGCAAACATAAACACAGCCAGAAGTACAACTAATAATAAAGGCTGTAAATGGGAGTGAAATTGGAAACTTGGTACTGGACAGCCTATAAGGAGGTTTTGGactatagttatttatttattctctgtATAGCTGCAAACTACTTGTGCAGTTTTAAGTTGGGCACAAGAAGTTGAACTGAGCAGCAGATCACACCCTATTTTTATAAAGTCAAAATGATGAACTCTTCTACTGCTCAGAGAGACAAGGTGGGGTCAGACAAGGGGTGGCAACAAGGCATCCTGATGCGCCAGTATACCTGCCATGGTTTCCATTTACTAAAGGTTTCAGTAAATATTCCTTCAGTGCATGGGCAgctgtttcatagctgccaagtcttcccttttctcgcgaggaagcctattcagcataagggaaaatcccttaaaataagggataacttggcagctatgagctgtttgctcttcctgctcagttccggTTTTTACTGGTTTGACCTCTCCTTATGGAACATGCCTCCTTAAACATGCCTGCATTTCATTGGATACCAGGATTGAACGCCCAGTTCCCCTTCCACTCTACACAGAGTGTGTGTTTCTACCACAGATGTAAGTGCCCTGCGCTTTTCTCCATTGGTACAGAGCTGGTGGAGGTGGCTTGCCTGCACCATTTTGTGGgcccctctcttctttttctgctctttacacatggcatccattttgtgttatgctgtTAGGGGTTGACAATTATTTATCATCCAAGAGCTGCAAAGGGGGAACAGCTTACAAACAATCAGCATCACCCctaatgaaatatactcggagtcgagagtgaatttcatgctctttattcagctcatagtcatcaaggagaagaagagaagacgaatggctcttttcccaaaaccatctgcttatatacattatttacacaatgggccttgcgtgattggctacttcagggctacacctgtgggccaattatattgtggattgacttctgcctgcagcctgattggctgctcctacaggccaatcaggtagcagattcacttctgccagccgcctgattggctgctccagcaggccaatcaggttgcggattcacttccacctggagttggattgggtagctcccgctgattctgaatcctattgttctaggattcagctcagtacataacacccctcccctctaagttccagtcctgcccgggaagttgcattcgtagtccccaagatctgctggccgcctccgtgtgcgttgtggcctggggtgttccttggtcaggggttctggttttggctcgtgttccgaggctgctggctgtgccggggctgtctggtctggcgccactgaaccactaggttgtggctctggttccggtgtccttccagcctcggggcgcccctctgtgcctactgcttctgcttcccctgcccacccctctcgctctacaggcctcactgccctgctgtccccttgggacccctctgtcccgctctcctcccgggttcctcctgggaatcgtcgccgtagctggtcgcagtggcggcgccaacattgccccccttccgttagtacctcgtacgacacgggaccagtcaccttggtgactgtggcgggtacccatgctgggcctgccccaaaattcttcgcatacactgggtcctgggccacaaatgtccgggagttcctgcctttccccaccactacctcatcctgagctctgtcggggtgaagtcggtccagtctagttgcaaggcgccggcccattagtagttcagctgggctccggcccgtcgttgtgcttggggtgctgtgctgtgctagaagaaatgcggcaaggcggtattcccagtccccttgtgtcatgcggcggaggctgtccttggtggtccgcaccatgcgctccgcttggccattggtggcagggtggaatggtgctgagcggatgtggcggatggcgttctgcgctgtgaaggtctggaactcctctgacgtgaatgcggttccattgtccgagacgagggtgtcagggagcccgtgggttgcaaacagcttacgtagtacccggatggctgccgccgtagaagtggacggtaccagtgcgacctccagccatttggtgtaggaatccaccactatgaagaatgttttttcctggaaggggccagcgaagtccacgtgcaagcgtgaccatggttgtcgggcggactcccagggctggactggggcccttgggggatccgggcgggattcttggcaggtctggcagtgttggacccaggcctctatctctctgtcaatccccggccaccacacataactcctggcaagggccttcatcctcactacccctgggtgtgtctcgtgtagggctgtgaggacccttttgcggaggggctggggaacaacaaccctgcttccccataacaggcaccctttgtgggccgacagttcatgtttgcggtttgtgtagccagcgaattctggcccggggctgctgctgggccatcctcgccacacccagtccaggacccgggagatgaccctatcttttgtggaatggtgcgcaacttcttgtgcctgaatgggtcggtcgggaagcagctccagggtcataacctcttgcgcaggcgctgggtcggggcctgtttctggtagtggtagcctgctgagggcgtctgcgtggcccatcgccttcccagggcggtggattagtgcatactggtagccggcaaggaaaattgaccacctgaggacacgtggagacaacacttggggggtctgcttctcgggggcaaacaggccaagcaacggcttgtggtcagtcactatggtaaagggccgcccgtacaagaaatcatggaatttttttacgcccttcacgattgccagaccctccttgtcaatctgtgagtagtttcgttcggctgcagcaagtgtctgggagaagtatgccaccggcacctctcttccatccgggagttggtgtcccaggacagcgccgatgccatagggagaggcgtcgcatgccagcaccactggcagcctctcgtcgaagtgtgccaagaccgagttcgagacgagcaagtccttgactgcctggaatgcggccctttgtcgctggccccacacccaaggggcccttttatctaggagtctgtgtaggggctccgctaccgctgccttatggggaaggaaggcatggtaaaagttcaatagtcccaagaatgactgaagttcgggcttgctcttgggcgctggggcctcacaaatggcccgtaccttgtcaccggttggatggaccccttctgcgtccaccttaaatcccagaaagtccacctgcggcactcccagtaaacacttttcccgcttcaccttgaggcccgccgtctggaaacggtgcaggacggagcggaggcggtcctcaaattcctctggtgtgggcccggcgatcagtacatcatcgaagaagggggtgacgccaggaatccctttaaggagagagtccattagattctggaatatgcctggtgccacgctaacgccaaattgcagccgctttactctgaatgcccctctgtgcgtcacaatcgtctgagcctctgctgtggcttcgtccacaggcaactgttgatacgcttgggccaagtccagtttgccaaagatttttgacccagccagggtggcgaggacatggctgaccactggcactgggtatgcatgggccgtgagagccttgtttatggtgcatttgtagtctgcacagatgcggaccgaaccgttaggcttgacgggtgtgacaattggagtttcccagggggcgttgggcaccggctccagcactccttgctccacgagccggtccaattcctcgtctatgcggggtttcagggcgaacgggacccggcgggccttgtgcctgatgggtcgtacagcggggtctagctgtagggcaatggggggtcctgtatatcgtcccaatgccccatcgaaaacccctggaaactctttgcatatggcgtccacgtccacttgtaagctagtgcggttcaccccggtaacggctagccccagaggtccaaaccatgccagtcccaataagctaacgtaggggcccttaactaccagcaagtccaattgttgctttcgccctcgatattgcaccctgaaggtccccacccccattgtagggaccttacgtttctggaagtcccggagggtgaatggggccggccttagtttgggacccccattagggcacagttcccttaatgttcgggccgagattatggatagagttgaacccgtgtccagctccatgcggcatggggctccctctatctgtacctctatataaattttctctgtgctgggatggggcaactggaatacctggtagtccgtgatctccgtcgagttgccttggtgcatggtgccgtgtgacctggggctcctgggtcggtcatctgatgcttgtcgacgggtgagtcgagcctgacacacccgggcgatgtgtcccaattttctgcactgcctgcactctgcgttgcggaaacgacaggtcctcctctcgtggttctccccgcagcttgcacagttccctccttctcgtcgaggctgctgtggtgtgtgtgctgcttgagtgcgccgctgtactcggtgtacttcctccctgtcagattcggattcgtcggtgaggtctttgtggtagaccctcggttgggatggcggggccggtcgtgcctcttgcgttgacctctcggcggcttcagttgccagggcttcctccagagcaatctggaacgtgaggtcttttttggcgtagaggcgtcgttgcaacatctcgtccctcaggccaccgacgaggcggtcacgaagcatgttctccaactctgagaagttgcataaccgggcggcttggcggagggaggtcacaaacccagttatggtttcccccggggcttgccgctttgcgtagaaggcatttcggcaagctaccaccgagggctgtggtgagaagtgctccttcagccgttccattattgttttgtaagagacggtagcgacatctctaggtgcaaggagagcccgggcgatttcaaacgtctcctctccacagacgctgaagaatgtcgccctcttcatggcatcgttggtgacttctttcgcttgcaggaggaagttgaaacgggcggcgtacccttcccagtctcctgatgctggtttgaatggtgagaagctgctgtcggttgccattctgggttccttgggtcctggagctgaagcctggatgcacggtgcgatgcagcggtgcagtgcgtggtggcggtcagctcagcaggatcccaccttcgtcgccagtgaaatatactcggagtcgagagtgaatttcatgctctttattcagctcatagtcatcaaggagaagaagagaagacgaatggctcttttcccaaaaccatctgcttatatacattatttacacaatgggccttgcgtgattggctacttcagggctacacctgtgggccaattatattgtggattgacttctgcctgcagcctgattggctgctcctacaggccaatcaggtagcagattcacttctgccagccgcctgattggctgctccagcaggccaatcaggttgcggattcacttccacctggagttggattgggtagctcccgctgattctgaatcctattgttctaggattcagctcagtacataacacctaaCTTGTAGGCAAGAGAACTAGGAAGACATCAACTGGACCAGTAAATACATGGTCAACAAGCAAATTGTTAAATGCTGACTGGGCACTTTATTTACTAGATagaaagtttaaaataaaaataaaaatcttacacACCCTTTCATGCAAGAGCACTGAACATTTACAACATCTTTAGCAAAATAGAAAGGATGATTTCCATGGCCTTGATTTTCCCTGGTGGGGAATCTGTCTGGATGTAACAAAGAGCCcagatttccatttccttttataCCCTTGCTATTGCACCAAATATTTTTATGGCTGTTATGCTCAATCTAGTGATACAATTGGTTAAataatatctctccccccccccaaaccgaaTGACAATATATTGTTTCAACAGAAGGTTTTCATCCCTACATTTAGTGATTTTTTGAAACCACAAGGCCTCCTGAAACTGGCTGATGTCTCTTTTTTAACCGCAAAATGTTCTCTCACTCTTTGTACCTGTCCTGTTTTCTGATCCAGAAACCTGGCAGTTACAGTGAAAATGCTTCTAAAAGACTCTTGCTTAAGTCAAGCATCCTGAACAGAGGATTTAATACGGAGTCCAGAGAAACCACCATAATAATTAGATATGATCTCCTATGCCCACACAAGCTTATTGCTAATATATGTGTATGAATGTCAAAGCTCAATCCTGTAGCCACAAAATTAATAAATCTACTGTATGTATTtgtgtatgtactgtatgtgtgtgtgtggctgtaattgtgtttttgttttttgttttttatgggaaggcattcaattttgttgtactatgtacaatgacaataaagtatctatgtatctatctaCTCCCGTTACAATgctatacaccaggcatccccaaactgtggccctccagatttttggcctacaactcccatgatccctagctaacagaaccagtggttggggaagatgggaattgtagtccaaaacatcttgagggccgaaatttggggatgcctgctatacacccATGAGAGCCAGTTTGCATTATGCCATGCCCTATGACAGCTATTTGTATTAAGTCATgccccctttattttttttattttatattttaaaaaagatcctGACATTTGCTTGTTATCATTAATGCCGTATTCATCTGAGCAAGATTGTACTGTTAACCAGTCAACTCTCAAGAATAAGGGACTTACATtcatatgcatgtctactcaaaagtaaattcaGAAGTAAGTGCATATAGGGTTGGAGAAATTAAATTTAGTTCCTCATCCTAATTTTCTATAGGGCCTTTCTTAAatcaaagacaaaaaaaaatgtaattcatTATTGTTTGAATGATATTCATCACACATATCCCTAAAGGAAAAGCAATGCATGTGTGTTGTAAAATTAATAAGCAATAATTGATAACCTCTGTAATTTTAATTTGTATGTTTGACCTCTTTTATCTTGCATCCCAAATCTGCCCCCATCCTTGTGATGGAAAGGTCttaacattttatttgtttgtaggACTCGCAGAAGGATATTGTATTCAGTAGTTCCCAGCCCTCTGACTTAGGGGATGCATTTTCTTGCAAGCCTGTCAACCACAGTGCagagcttccctccccccccctccccaaaaccacACAAAATGCAAACACAGATAGAAATGCTAGGTCTCTGAACAGCCCCAGCATAAACCCAGAAAAATGCAATCAACTTTACCATTCTACATTCATCCCATTATAAAACCAAATAACATTGAATACGCGTATTTTCTACAGAATTCTGCTTGCAAAAACAGTGCATCCAGTTTTCATCATCTAGCCAATTACCAGTAATTGGCACAGGTGTGCCAAggttctacttgtgagtaggaCGCCTCCTGACAATAACATGGTGCACAGTTGCTCTGACTCATCAAAGGATATTTTAGCTCAAACAGATAAAGTAAGGCAGGGAGGAGAAGTTATATAATACAAGGTTATAAACAAAAGTAAGAACGACAGAACGCAGCCAAAGATAGAAGAAGCTAGAGGGTAAATTGAACAGAGCGAAGGGGGAACGTGAAGGGGGGTTAAAGAAATGCAGTGCAGTAAGTTGTGATAATGCACACAGCTGTGATTCCAAAATGAAGGACAAAATATGGGGGTTTGGTtgagcttaaaaaaaagaaattgctaGAATGTCAATAGGGAATATTTGAAATAAGACTAATATATGGTTCCTCCTCAGGGTCCGGGGAAAAagatatgaaagatcagaaaggaAAGAGGGCTGTAGGAGAGTTATTTGGGTTCAGGCTCATCCAAATTCTGCTTAtgtctgtgcctagaaagcatgtttTCAATTTGTCTGGACagtttccccgggaaaacccactctttatcaCTAAATCAGAGGTATCTCCTCCTTAGCCACGATCAGCTCATGGTTAGGAGCTTAAACATGATcctgggttcagatgacatgctaagccaaatctTGGCTTATCTGCCAGTCTGTACTGACCtaaaaggaccagggaggagcaaaACAGGTGCAAGCTTCTGTCCAGGAATGAGCAAGTTctggtaagccatggtttggcttaccaTGGCATGAAAAACAGTCCATTGTTTTAAAGAGGGACTCCTCTTATGGGCAAATTGGAGCTTGGCCCTGCCAAGATTCTGAAACCTCCCGATGATGAAAGCCATGGTCCAGTCTTTGTCCtgtcacccacaataatataaacACATTTCCTGTGCCTGATAGACTTCTGTCCACCTGCTCAGCCAGTCATAAAATTCACTAGCAATAAATGCCTCCTCTGTCTCCAATGggaaggaagttttttttttcatttcatttattttttaaccaggcatagaaagagggagggaggattccTATCTCATTCTccctgcttctctctttctcccagaaGCCAGACCTGAAAAGAGGAGGCTTAAGTTTCCAAgctggtgggaggagggaagaggagtcCAGTGGAGCAGTTCTTGCATAGCCCCAGAAACAGGGTCCAAACTGTTTGCACTTTTGAGTGTGCACAGTTTCATTCATTGCCTTCCcccactgtgtgtgagagagtgagtaAGTGAGTGAAGGATTTTTGTCTAGGCACCTTGACTGAGGCAGAAAGTGGAGATGGTTTTATTGACTTTCTTGTAAAcactttgctttttgcttttctttttttaaacaacaacaacaaccccacaggTGAGAGAAATGAGTGAGAGAAATTCATGCAAGAGCCCAGATTTCTTCTTTTGCTAAAACAGTTGTGAAAAAGGTGGGCCTTTGCTTACCTAAAgaacctggggtgtgtgtgtgtttttaatggggAGAATTTTGGAGGCAAATTGCAAGCTATCCTATACCATAtcttcactttttaaaagctttttttaaaaaaaatctgtttcgaCTGTTTAATCCTTCTCAGAGAAAACCCATTGCGATCCATGAACCTAAGTGAATCATATCCACTAACTTTAATAGGTTTAATGTGAGTAGAATTACAACCCCTTATGCCAGAATAGATGTGTGTTGATAATTATTATAATTGGTGGGAGGCAGATAGTTCTGGGGCTTCTGTTGAAATGAGAGGGCAGGGTGTCTTGCCCAATGTTTCTGTTGTTCTCTTATATTCTTTGCACAATTTCCCGTTTCCTTTGAATATCAGCAGCGGCAGCATTGGACTAGTGGGGTTAGAAATGCAGCCTAAATGTATCTGTGTTTGCGTGTTGCTCCTTTCGTCATTTACTTTGGAGGAGATGTTGTTACCAAGATCATCGCAGTAGTAGGGTTTCAGATTGCAGCCTGTGTTTTTGGATACTTTATTCTTATCCTAGCataatgttatgagtttgtgggtgccagacacccctaatccctggatccagcaagtgttaaaatccaATCATAGCTAATTAAaccaggctcaggttgtatatatatatacagtggtacctcggtttaagtacacaattggttctggaagtctgtacttaacctgaagcgaagtttcccattgaaagtaatggaatgtggattaatccgttccagacgggtccgcagagtacttaaactgaaagtactcaaaccgaagcatacttaaaccgaggtatgactgtaagtatAAATAAACTATACTGTTAGCATCAGTTGCACCCAACTTGCTTTGTTGAAGTCTGTTAACACATGGAGAGATTAACAGGAGAAGAAGCGCTTCCTTAGATATTCTGGGCCCAGGCCATTTAGCACCTTAAAACCAAGCACCTTGAACTCTGCCAGAAATTAACTTGCCACTAGTGGGATGCCTTAGGAACTAGCTTAACAAATCTCCAGGTATTAAGTCTGGCTGGTAATGTGACTGCTACATGGCAGATCCACTGAAGCTTCCAATTGGtcttaaaaagtagtcttacatTGAGTACATTGCAGTGATTAATTCATACTGAGCTTGTAACCTGCATGGTTATCTGCTCCTTCTCATGTACTGTATCCCAAATCTACCCTTGCACTCTAATATAAACTTTTGATGGAAGGGTCTGCAGATTATCAGAATTAATGATATTGGCTAGATGAATCCTGTATTGCAGAAGAGAATGGTCCTGCCCATAGCCACCACTTAAGCATCTGGGACCAATGCCAAGTCCAGAAACAATCCTGCATTTTATATAATCATGACAGCAACAAAACAGATCAGTCTCCTATCATTGCATAATGCACACCTTCTACTTATTTTATGACTATTGTTTGCCATCCCATTCTATAAAGTAAGGTGTGTTTTAGCCTCATGCCAGAAGCTTAACAAAGTGTTCAGCATCCATGCCACTTCCCCAATTGATATTGTCAACCCCATCCCTGAAAAAAACTTGTCTTTTCTCCTTAGAGAAGCTGTTTGCTGGAACACTACATGAGAGAATTAAGAAAGTTGTGGCTCCCAATGCAATTTTGCCTCACCTCCTCTCTGTCACCTCTGTGTTtaagcttttattattattattaaataggctACCTATCTCATCATGGATCTTCCACAACTAGACTTGTTTGTCCACCAGTCGTGTGGCAAAAACCCAGAGCGCACCCagaactcccccctcccaagaaTGCAGCGTCAGACCTGTTGCGTGCAAGCTAGTTGGGCAAGTGCCACTGAGCATCAGCAGAGTGCTTTCCCCTTTAGCACTTTGGCTCTGGAAACAATCTCCCACAGATCTGGGGCGTTTCTAGCCACGTTTGAAAACAACAATCCATCATTAATACAATCCGTATTCGTTTGTCATGAGTTAGGAATGTTAGTACTGTATTCCAACCTTGCCACTTTTGTGCTAGTCAAGGTCATCCAAAGTAAGAGGAGCTATTATGCCATTCTCATTCAATGTGCATCCCAGTCCTAGGCATCTTTACAGAGTAGCAAAGTGAGTTCAGTGGACTTACTCCAGTCACTATACGCAAGGGATGGAAGCTTGGAGTGTTTTTAGGGTTCAAGTCTGTCATCCCTGTAGTGGCAGAGGATTAAGACCTTGGTTCATGGAATCTAGTAACATATTATGTGAATCCTAACACACCTGCTTTCTTTAAGCAAGCTGTTGTCTATTTCCAGTCTCTAAAATGGAATCAATAAGGAGCAGGGGTACCAAATTGAATAAAACTTACATATAAGCATACTTAGTAGTAGAtggtagaacatgtgctttgcctgcagaagttcTGGGGGTTCAATgcctggcagggctgggaaagattccctgcTTGGAAACCAGGCTGCCTGTCACTGTGCAGTGGTATTGTTGCTGTGTTCCTTTCTGAGCTCCCTGATCGGGCTCACTCAGTGTATTCACAATGCAGCTTTGGCAACCGGAGCCAGAGTCTGCCTTGCAGAGCTGCGATTGCTGAGGATACGAGTCGCTCTAGGACCCAGCAGCCACTTCCCCTTGCCTCTGTCACATCACATACTGCATTGCTATTAGTGCACATTGGCCGGGTTGCAGCCGCCGCCTGCTCCTCCTGTTGGATTCTCTGCGCTTGGCTTCCGAAGAGGTTGCCGGCACAGGAAAGGAAGGGGGCGAGGAGGGGAAGCCTGTTTCCTTTtgctttcctttatttattttttctccaacAGGCACCGCCGCACCCCTCTTAAGAGCCTTAACGCTACAGTGCGGCGCTGTTAGGGGCTCTTTTATCGCCCGGGAGATCAGCCCGGCTACGGCTGCCGGTGGGGTTGTGCATGCGCCTTCGCGGGAGCGCGGATGCAtttggaggaggagcagcagcagcagcagcagcagcagggatttGGATAGCTTAGGCGCCCTGTAGAAAGGCGTCCTCTTTGTGggtgggttctcccccccccttagcgCATCGTATTTAGTTGGGGATTCTGGCAGGGCTTTGGGAGAGGGGGGCGGGGGTGCCCTGGCACCGAGCGGAACAGACGCGCCGTCGtccccacctccctctcttcAGTAGCTCCGAGCGGAGTGACTGAGGGGGGGACGCGGCCAGCGGcgtcctctccccccccgcctccccagcACCGCTTTCCCCGAGGCGGGCGCGCGCCTAAGGCTGAATGGAAGCAGCCTGGAGGCTTGGCGGCCTCTCAGCGGCTCATGACGGGCGTCCCCGAGGCGGGAGGTGTTGAGCAGGGGCTCTGTGAGAGGGCGCGAGGGATGCTTGGTGGTGCCTGCGCGCGCGTGACTTAAGAAGGCGAcctgctgcctctcctctcctcccccccccccatgggcacGGAGTCCCCGGCACAGCTTGGCGCTactacagctgctgctgctgttgcttggaTGAAGGTGGCGTCTTTTTAACGCCCAGCCGCTGAGGGACCGCAGTCTCccgccctcttttttttttggcgggaTGCTGAGCTAAAGGATCCCCTCGCGCTCGGGCATCTCTTTGGGCAGGGCGCGTGTGGAGGCTtgagggggggagaagcagcggTGTCGCTTGCGAGAGGAGGGTTTATATTGTACTGGGCTGCGGTGTGGGCGACACGGCTCTCCAATGGCCTGCCCGCGGAGGAACATTGAGTTGGAGCATTTCGAGGAGAGGGACAAAAGGCAACAGCGCTCGAGCTCCCGGCGCGGCGGAGGGGGCAGCTCCACTTGCAGCAGCAGCTCGGGCCCCAAAGGGAACGGGCTCATCCCGAGCCCCGCGCACAGCGCCCACTGCAGCTTCTACCGCACGCGCACCTTGCAGGCCCTCAGCTCGGAGAAGAAGGCGAAGAAGGCGCGCTTCTACCGCAATGGAGACAAGTACTTCAAGGGCTTGGTCTACCCCATCTCCAGCGACCGATTCCGCTCCTTCGACGCCCTCCTTGTCGAGCTCACCAGGTCTCTGTCGGACAATGTCAGTCTGCCCCAGGGCGTCCGCACCATCTACACCATCGACGGCAGCCGGAAACTCTCCAACCTCGACGAGCTGGTGGACGGTAAGCAGGAGCACGAAACACCTGCGCCCAAGTGGGGCGGGGAAGACCCTAATCGGTCGTCAGGGGGCGTTTTCACAACAGATCTCTTGCTGTTACCCACGATTTCTGGATGATGTCACCCTGTTCCAGCTGATTCTCATTGCCTCTGTTAATGAGCGAGGCTGCTCTCTGGCTCAGAGGTTCCCATGCTCGCACACACCCACTCGATCCGGGTAGGCGCTCCTGCTCTTGAATGGCCTGGGATGTAGGCAGCTACCGGTATCAATGGTCATCAGGGGATCTGCAGCACGCTCCTTAGCTGAGAAGGCATAAAAGAGCTGAAAAATAACCCCACCTTTCCCATGCAGCACTCCCTTGATCTAAAATTTGAATCCCCGTGTGTTTAAAATGCCATTAGAGCAATGCAGGTGTGTGTGGAGATGGAGAAAAACGAGTTTAGTATCACTTGTGAAAACAGC
It includes:
- the LOC132592638 gene encoding uncharacterized protein K02A2.6-like, which codes for MHQGNSTEITDYQVFQLPHPSTEKIYIEVQIEGAPCRMELDTGSTLSIISARTLRELCPNGGPKLRPAPFTLRDFQKRKVPTMGVGTFRVQYRGRKQQLDLLVVKGPYVSLLGLAWFGPLGLAVTGVNRTSLQVDVDAICKEFPGVFDGALGRYTGPPIALQLDPAVRPIRHKARRVPFALKPRIDEELDRLVEQGVLEPVPNAPWETPIVTPVKPNGSVRICADYKCTINKALTAHAYPVPVVSHVLATLAGSKIFGKLDLAQAYQQLPVDEATAEAQTIVTHRGAFRVKRLQFGVSVAPGIFQNLMDSLLKGIPGVTPFFDDVLIAGPTPEEFEDRLRSVLHRFQTAGLKVKREKCLLGVPQVDFLGFKVDAEGVHPTGDKVRAICEAPAPKSKPELQSFLGLLNFYHAFLPHKAAVAEPLHRLLDKRAPWVWGQRQRAAFQAVKDLLVSNSVLAHFDERLPVVLACDASPYGIGAVLGHQLPDGREVPVAYFSQTLAAAERNYSQIDKEGLAIVKGVKKFHDFLYGRPFTIVTDHKPLLGLFAPEKQTPQVLSPRVLRWSIFLAGYQYALIHRPGKAMGHADALSRLPLPETGPDPAPAQEVMTLELLPDRPIQAQEVAHHSTKDRVISRVLDWVWRGWPSSSPGPEFAGYTNRKHELSAHKGCLLWGSRVVVPQPLRKRVLTALHETHPGVVRMKALARSYVWWPGIDREIEAWVQHCQTCQESRPDPPRAPVQPWESARQPWSRLHVDFAGPFQEKTFFIVVDSYTKWLEVALVPSTSTAAAIRVLRKLFATHGLPDTLVSDNGTAFTSEEFQTFTAQNAIRHIRSAPFHPATNGQAERMVRTTKDSLRRMTQGDWEYRLAAFLLAQHSTPSTTTGRSPAELLMGRRLATRLDRLHPDRAQDEVVVGKGRNSRTFVAQDPVYAKNFGAGPAWVPA